The proteins below come from a single Rhodococcus sp. WMMA185 genomic window:
- a CDS encoding ABC transporter ATP-binding protein, with protein sequence MPHTLAIDGISKRYGETVALDDLSFEVRPGEIFGFVGSNGAGKTTTMRIALGVLSADSGEVRLGGKAVDLDVRRTIGYMPEERGLYPKMKVGSQLAYLAQLHGIPRSAAREAVTRWTTRLGIADRVDDTVDALSLGNQQRVQLAAALVHDPSVLVLDEPFSGLDPVAVDVMSDVLVEKANTGVPVIFSSHQLELVERLCHRVGIISHGRMRAIGTVDELREGGPARLEVHAPEAPVGWAHHIEGVNTISHLDGRTLLSLAPGVDDQLILHTALKTGPVHEFSLHRPSLTDLFREVVAA encoded by the coding sequence ATGCCTCACACACTCGCGATCGACGGCATATCCAAACGCTACGGCGAGACCGTCGCACTCGACGACCTCTCCTTCGAAGTACGGCCCGGCGAGATCTTCGGGTTTGTCGGCAGCAACGGCGCCGGCAAGACGACCACCATGCGGATCGCCCTCGGAGTACTCTCCGCAGATTCCGGCGAGGTCCGCCTCGGTGGCAAGGCTGTGGACCTGGACGTGCGACGCACCATCGGCTACATGCCCGAGGAACGTGGGCTCTACCCGAAGATGAAGGTAGGCAGTCAACTTGCGTATCTTGCGCAGCTACATGGCATACCCCGCTCCGCGGCCCGCGAAGCCGTCACGCGGTGGACAACTCGGCTGGGCATTGCAGATCGAGTGGACGATACCGTCGACGCGTTATCCCTCGGCAACCAGCAACGCGTCCAACTGGCCGCCGCCCTCGTACACGATCCTTCGGTCCTGGTTCTCGACGAGCCGTTCTCCGGACTCGACCCCGTGGCAGTCGATGTCATGAGCGATGTTCTGGTGGAGAAGGCGAATACCGGAGTGCCGGTGATCTTCTCGAGTCATCAGCTCGAGCTTGTCGAGCGCCTGTGCCACCGCGTGGGCATCATCAGCCATGGCCGGATGCGGGCGATCGGCACCGTCGACGAACTGCGCGAGGGCGGGCCGGCACGACTCGAAGTACACGCCCCAGAGGCACCGGTCGGATGGGCCCACCACATCGAGGGTGTGAACACGATCAGTCATCTCGACGGCAGAACGCTACTGTCACTCGCGCCCGGCGTCGATGACCAGTTGATCCTCCATACCGCACTGAAAACCGGTCCGGTACACGAGTTCTCGTTGCACCGGCCTTCCCTGACCGATCTGTTCCGAGAGGTGGTCGCAGCATGA
- a CDS encoding ABC transporter permease → MSAPLHPARAIGLVARREFLTQVSKKSFVISNVIILLAIVGGILVHSIFSGSDDQPATIGLVGDQSIASTLVATGDAVGTPVDVTETPDEHAARDRVEAGNLDIALIPGTDGSYTAVTESDINSGLRTVIDVAVAQQAEIAALSAQGVDPAQLAEATGKASVTVDALDPPDPEQGQRVALSVAVVVLLYMQIMMFGMYVAMGVVEEKSSRVVELLLSTLRPLQLLWGKVIGIGAVGLVQLAAYGVAGVSAGLATGVLTLTGTAFGVLASTLGWFVLGFAFFAVLYAAAGSMVSRQEDVNSTASPLVVLIVIMFFSAFSSVSNPDGTLSNVLSWIPPFSAILMPLRIASGVASPTQVVATIALMLVVTAGLSVLAAKIYQRSILRIGKVVSWKEALGR, encoded by the coding sequence ATGAGCGCCCCACTGCATCCTGCTCGCGCGATCGGCCTCGTGGCCCGGCGCGAGTTCCTCACCCAGGTGTCGAAGAAGAGCTTCGTGATCAGCAACGTGATCATCCTGCTCGCGATCGTCGGTGGCATCCTGGTTCATTCCATCTTTTCGGGCAGTGACGACCAACCCGCCACGATCGGACTGGTCGGCGACCAGTCAATCGCCTCAACCCTTGTTGCCACGGGTGACGCCGTCGGTACCCCGGTCGACGTAACAGAGACCCCGGACGAACACGCTGCGCGTGACCGGGTAGAAGCTGGCAATCTCGATATCGCCCTGATTCCTGGAACTGACGGATCCTACACTGCTGTAACCGAATCCGATATCAACTCAGGTCTCCGCACAGTCATCGACGTGGCTGTGGCGCAACAGGCAGAGATCGCTGCTCTCTCCGCGCAGGGTGTGGACCCCGCGCAACTGGCCGAGGCAACCGGCAAGGCGAGCGTGACCGTCGACGCGCTCGATCCGCCCGATCCCGAACAGGGTCAGCGCGTTGCCTTGTCGGTCGCCGTCGTCGTCCTGCTGTACATGCAGATCATGATGTTCGGCATGTACGTGGCGATGGGTGTAGTCGAAGAGAAGTCCAGTCGCGTCGTCGAACTACTGCTCTCGACGCTGCGCCCGTTGCAACTGTTGTGGGGCAAGGTGATCGGCATCGGAGCCGTGGGCCTGGTCCAGTTGGCAGCGTACGGAGTGGCCGGCGTCTCTGCCGGACTGGCAACGGGTGTCCTCACCTTGACCGGGACGGCATTCGGTGTGTTGGCCAGCACTCTCGGCTGGTTCGTCCTCGGCTTCGCTTTCTTCGCAGTCCTCTATGCCGCCGCAGGTTCGATGGTGTCGCGACAAGAGGACGTCAACTCCACCGCGTCGCCATTGGTGGTTCTCATTGTCATCATGTTCTTCAGCGCCTTTTCGTCTGTCAGCAACCCGGACGGCACGCTGAGCAACGTGCTCAGTTGGATTCCGCCGTTCTCCGCGATCCTGATGCCGCTCCGCATCGCATCGGGAGTAGCGTCGCCGACGCAGGTGGTCGCGACCATCGCGCTCATGTTGGTGGTCACTGCCGGACTCAGCGTTCTCGCCGCGAAGATCTACCAACGCTCGATCCTGAGGATCGGCAAGGTCGTCTCGTGGAAGGAAGCGCTAGGTCGATAG
- a CDS encoding SRPBCC family protein codes for MSASEIRLDRVIAAPVGSVWKVLTDLDNAEAVLSGVKKIERLDGTGYEVGTRWRETRVMFGKSATEDMWVAEVDPEKRTVVKATSDEADYSTVFTLEPTGDGTTLTMRFSAIAADPGALAKVMMKVLGPLAMRATTKAIRRDLDDIAAAAVKLAG; via the coding sequence ATGTCTGCTTCGGAGATTCGCTTGGATCGGGTGATCGCTGCACCGGTCGGCTCGGTCTGGAAGGTTCTCACCGATCTCGACAACGCAGAGGCGGTGCTGAGCGGCGTGAAGAAGATCGAAAGGCTGGACGGGACGGGGTACGAGGTGGGCACCCGTTGGCGGGAGACCCGGGTGATGTTCGGCAAGTCCGCGACCGAAGACATGTGGGTTGCGGAGGTCGACCCGGAGAAGCGCACCGTCGTGAAGGCGACGTCCGACGAAGCGGACTACTCGACGGTCTTCACTCTCGAGCCTACTGGGGACGGCACGACATTGACGATGCGGTTCTCGGCGATCGCCGCGGACCCGGGCGCTCTTGCCAAGGTCATGATGAAGGTGCTGGGGCCTCTCGCAATGAGAGCCACCACCAAGGCGATCCGGCGCGATCTGGACGACATCGCTGCAGCAGCAGTGAAACTGGCCGGCTGA